GTGAGATGGAACAAATTGGAGATGGTGATCAAATCCAGATGGTGACCAATACTTATTGTTATTACGCCCTCGCCCTTCGACATAATCACTTTACGTTTTAATAAGTGCTAGATAACTAGGTTTAGCCAGATAACAAGCACTATGCGGCAATCGCGCCGCCATGAATTTCTGGATGCTAAAATTCTAGTTCGaataatttcagtttgtgacaaaacaagcagtcattgtgtagaTATTCATTTTACCATCTTAACCGGtgagaaatatattttccataacctaaaatatattattttcagcagtttgaagttggtgtacaaagccgaaagtaaaagatgcaaaaacagaGCATAAGAATttcgggaagcatagaaatagagcgCGTAAGAACACATTGTTAGACTTGTTGTCATTGAGAATAACATATCTATTACTCtgtctatgtgaatttggtctggTCACAAGGTTACATATTGCAACTGGGTAGGGCTTATCGGACCTTTGACTGAACCGTTTGTCTCCACACTCGACATGTCATCCATTTGGGCGAGACGTGTCCATAATGCCTCTTTCCCAGATGTAGCCAGGTAGTCAAATAGGTTAAACTATGTAGCATGTGGCGGTTCCATGGAAAAGAGACATGTTACATTATGACCTATGTATCTATTATTTCCTCTAAGCAGTCTCATGTAAACTACGTGTCGAGTTGTCTTGTCATAGCTTTTGTGCAACAGGTAGTCAGGTAAACTGCTGACATTGGCAACCAAGCTTTTGTTTAACATGAAATCGGGCTATACAGCAGGAATAATCATGAAGGCATTCTCAGTTGCAATTTTTCTTCTTCTGTTCATGGATCAGACAGGTGAGTGTCCACTTGTGACATGTTTATGAATAGACTATGTATCCTAAAAGGTGGACATAGCCTATTAAGTGATACAGTGAAATTAGTTTATATTAGGTCAATGTTTTGATCTATGTGGTGCTCACTTCTACTATTTGATCATCGTCTCATCTCTTGCTTATTGTTTTATGAAATTTGCAGCAAATGGGCGCTCAGATAAAACTACTGTAATTAAAACTCTGGGGGCGAATATTCTACTTCCGTGTTGGAACACTGCGATGAACGTGACTCCCTCCTTCACGCGATGGATGCAGAATGGACAGGTTATCATTGTCCGGAAATCATTCCACAATTCTAACACCTTCAAGTGAAGGGCACCTGACGATAATGTACAATCAAAGCTTGTACATCAATGGACTAGCTTTATCAGATGAGGGGATATATCTTTGTGATTCCTTACCCCATGACAACAACACTCAATCAAGTCTGACATTGCAAATAGTCAGTAAGTATATGTTTCCTAATGTAACAGTGTTTGTGTTGGTGTAATTCTTGTATAATGACTTGTATATACATTAAATtgccaaaagtatgtagacacagattcaaatgagtggattcggctatttcagcctcaccctttgctgacaagtgtatagaATCGAGTATTTTGGTCTATTGCTCCTGGCTCCAAATTCCTTGAAACTGGTTCTTCCGGAATATTTCCTGCAGTGGCTAGTTTTGTGGATAACCGTTACTGTAGTAGTATGTTCATGTATCCTGTAGCCATTTTGAATGAGCGTGATAAGATGGTATTTGCGGTTGATCTTAAATACTATACCTTGAAGAGCGTTGAAATGTCTGATATTAACCAATAAGGACTGAGAAGGATCTCTAAAGAGAATGCCTCGTGTGTATGTTGTGCTATCATGTGTATGTTGCTCAATAATGAAACACTGTAACAATGCTTGATTGGGGATAATGTGAACATTGTATTCACGTGGAATGTGTATGCCTACTAAACAACCTTATGTTGACCTCTATCAGGTGGTCCTGGCAATGGCATCACAGACATCCACCCAGCCACAACCCTTTCCAATGGAACCCTCATCGCCCACAGGGGTTCCACGGTGTTGTTCAACTGCTCCAGCTGGTCCTATCCCTCCCAGCGTCTGTCCTGGGGTTTTCAGGGTGTGGCATCAAGAAATGACTCCCTGACAGCGGGCAGTGGGTCCTGGCTGGACTTCAGGATAGAGGACATCCAACCCACAGCTCAGGGGAACTACATATGTAGAGCCCAGAACTCAGTTTCCCAGAAGGAAGTTGGCTGGAGCAAAGAGCTGCTTGTATACTGTAGGTGGCTATAAGGGTAATAGACTCACTTGTCTCTGATACTGGGATCTGTCTTCTGTGATTGCCATGGGTTTAGTGataataaaatgaaataaaatctCAATGTCATTACTGTTTTGTTTATCTGCAGATGCCACTGGCCACCAAATGGTGCCCTAATTGATTAGATTAACCAAAATAATACATCTTATTATCATAAAAATCTAAATGGTACCTGGTTTGTTATTACTGTGTAATTACTCAAATACCAAATCAATTCTACACCGTAAAATGAACTGCTTCGATTTCTCCTCTAGATTCCCCAGAGAAGCACCCGGAGTGTCAGTGGAATATTGGGAAGGACCCGTCCCTTGTCCAGTTTAACTGCAGCTGGTTTGGAGGCTACCCCTCTCCCACATTACTCTGGGGGGAGAAACATCAAGTACCATTGAGCCAGGGGAACCAGGTGTTTATTTGTGTGGTTTTTTTTGGTGGACAATTTAAAAACAAAATTTAATGGGATACAATGCATTTGAAATCATTGATGGTAACACAAAAGTGTAAcaacttatttccattgtggtcctcttagGTGGCTGGACAGCTGATGGAGTCGGAGGTGACAGACCGTCTAGTGGTAAATCTGAACAGGTCGTTGTTGTTCGAGGGGCAGACGCTGAAGTGTGATGGGCATCATCCTATGATTAGTACTGAAGACGAGAAGTTCTGCTCCTTCACGCTCAGTAAGACATACAAGAGACACCTTGCAAACTAGTCGACATCTGCTATGATTGTTTACTTTTCAGATTTATGGTttctgtaaatcaaatcaaatcaaatcaaatcaaattttatttgtcacatacacatggttagcagatgttaatgcgagtgtagcgaaatgcttgtgcttctagttccgacaatgcagtgataaccaacaagtaatctaactaacaattccaaaactactgtcttatacacagtgtaaggggataaggaacatgtacataaggatatatgaatgagtgatggtacagaacagcatacagtagatggtatcgagtacagtatatacatatgagatgagtgtgtagacaaagtaaacaaagtggcatagttaaagtggctagtgatacatgtgttacataaggatgcagtcgatgttgtagagtacagtatatacatatgcatatgagatgaataatgtagggtaagtaacattatataaggtagcattgtttaaagtggctagtgatatatttacatcatttccatcaattcccattattaaaatggctggagttgggtcagtgtcaatgacagtgtgttggcagcagccactcaatgttagtggtggctatttaacagtctgatggccttgagatagaagctgtttttcagtctctcggtcccagctttgatgcacctgtactgacctcgccttctggatgatagcggggtgaacaggcagtggttcgggtggttgatgtccttgatgatctttatggccttcctgtaacaacgggtggtgtaggtgtcctggagggcaggtagtttgcccccggtgatgcgttgtgcagtcctcactaccctctggagagccttacggttgagggcggagcagttgccgtaccaggcggtgatacagcccgccaggatgctctgattgtgcatctgtagaagtttgtgagtgcttttggtgacaagccaaatttttttcagcctcctgaggttgaataggcgctgctgcgccttcttcatgacgctgtcagtgtgagtggaccaattcagtttgtctgtgatgtgtatgccgaggaacttaaaactagctaccctctccactactgttccatcgatgtggataggggggtgttccctctgctgtttcctgaagtccacaatcatctccttagttttgttgacgttgagtgtgaggttattttcctgtatTGCAAATACTGTAGAAAGACGCCCTGAAACGTATCAATGTTTAGTTCACTTCAGTTCAGTTCaactcttttttatttatttcagcttataaACAACTGTATGGTTTCTGCAACTGTACAAAGCTCAGAATGTTAGCCAGGTATGAAACCATTCAGTGGCACACAGCAAGTGTGTTTTTGCAATTCAAGAAAGGCGTGCCGAGGGATATTTTGAAGCGTTATCTTAGCACCATGAAAGTTTACTCAAACAATGAAAAAGTGCCAAAGAATCTCTTACTCAGCCACacctctccagtgtgtgtgtgtgcatccttaTATCTAATATAAATGTTAAAAAATGTTATCTGTTATTTTAACggttaagttgactgagaacacattctcatttacagcaacaacctggggaatagttacagggggagaggagatgaatgagccaattgtaaactgtggatgattaggtatgagggccagattggtaaTAAAGCCAGGACACCAggattaacacccctactcttacgataagtgccatgggatcttcagtgaccacagagagtcaggacacctgtttaacatcccatctgaaaggcagcaccctacacagggtaatgtccccaatcactgcccttggGATATTTTCTTTAGACCAGATGAAAGAGTGCCTCCTTACTGGCCCTCAAACactacttccagcagcatctggtctcccatctagggaccaaccctgcttaacttcagaagcaagccagcagtgggatgcagggtggtatgcttctGGCTCAATTGTAATTATGTGTAATTATATCCCTGGCCCAGTCTAACAccgtgtccttctgtagctcagttggtagagcatggcgcttgtaacgccagggtagtgggttcgatcccgggaccacccatacgtagaatgtatgcacacatgactgtaagtcgctttggataaaagtgtctgctaaatggcatatattattatttatttattattattcttCTCATCTCCCAGAGTCTCCCTATCCGGAAGGGGAACCACTGGTCACAGCTCTCGAAGGCACCAACATCACATTAACCTGTAAAGAGTCCAACTCCCTGCCTCCAGCCCTCACCACCTGGCAGAGGACGGTACAGCAGGAGGACGTGGTACCCAGCCCCAAGTATGTCCTGTCAGGACAGGGCCCCACCTTCACCCTCACCATAGTCAACATCACCAAGCAGGACGAGGGCCTCTACTTCTGCAGGAGCGAGAACCCACTGATGGTCCGCGAGCTAGAGATCTATTTAACAGTTAAAAGTGAGTTAAGACTGAGTTGAGTGTcggtgcgtctgtgtgtgtgcatgcgcctAATTTTCCTTCCTGTAAGAAAATTGTGGGACTATGGGAAATTGTATAGAAAACTTATCTAGAGATTGATTATGGCCCTAGTGATAGTTTGTTTATAATCATAAAGGTCAGGTGTGGGGGATCTTTATCAGAACAAAACCATTTATGAACATGCTTagtgcatcactgcctggtatggcaacggcTTGGCCTCTgaccaaagactccagccaccctagtcatagactgttctctgctaccgcactgcaagcggtaccggatcaccaagtctaggtccaggaGGCTTGAAACTGCTgctacagtttcaactgttcaatcgttctgcctgaggctatggaaccctgacctgttcaccggacgtgctacctgtcccagacctgctgttttcaactctctagagacagcaggagtggtagagatactctgaatgatcggctatgaaaagtcaactgacatttactcctcaggtgctgatctgttgcaccctcgacaaccactgtaaTTGTTATTAtgtgaccctgctggtcatctatgaacatttgaacatcgtgacgatgttctgttataatctccacccggtacagccagaagaggactggccacccctcatagcctggttcctctctaggtttcttcctaggctctggcctttcaagggagtttttcctagccactgtgcttctacacctgcattgcttgctgtttggggttttaggctgggtttctgtacagcactttgagatatcagctgatgtaagaagctttatgaataaattatatttaattctaaacagcttctacccccaagccataaaactcctgaatATCTATTCAAATGGCtactggactatttgcattgtctccCGCCCCCCCTCCACTTCCCTCTCcacactgccactctctgttgtcatctttgcatagtcactttaataactctacccagatgtacatactacctcaactaaccggtgccccccgcacattgaatctgtgccggcacccccctgtatatatatatatatatattttattttactgctgctccttaattacttgttacttttatctcttattcttatctatACATTTTGTTTaagctgcactgttggttaggggctcgtcagtaagcatttcactgtaaggtctactacacctgttgtattcggtgcatgtgactagtaacatttgatttgatttgtaatagAGGTATAGACACAGAAGACCATACTTATGAACAAAACCTAACAAAGGCAGGTGCAGGAAGGTAGCAAGGCAACACCTTCTTTGGAATGTCGATGAACCTGTTGCCTCTCCTTGTGAGAGATTCTTGTACATTCATGTCCCTTTAGCGACATGTAAACATGCCTAATGAGAGACGAAAACCTGTCTAATctagttttttctttttttttctcagcCTCATCTCAATACACTGGAGCAATCATTGGGATATTCCTAGCCATTTTGATCGTAGGATCTGGGATTGTTATCGCTAAAACAGTATATTCCAGCCGTGACCGAATTTGCCTGGGTAAAACCTTTTTTTCCCCATGAATTGCATTGTCCCTTTTGTTACAAGAGCTTTTAAGTTAGCTTATCTGTCCTTGTTTATTATTGTGTCATTTCATGAAAGGTGAAAGAAAAAGATCCATCAACCTAACCTTAAAGATAAGATATACTTTGATGACGACTGACTTGGAAAATTACTGACTTGctcaaatatatatttaaatactAACAGCCAAATTTGATTACAGGTAATGGATTTGAGCGAATGGAGGAGGACAGGGAAGATGTGTTGAGCCTGGTAGAGTCCGATGAAGAGGTGTTTCCTGAAGCAGTACCCAGACTGCCACCTCTATCTCTGACTAACGGACACAACACTACTACACTTGTACAAATACATCGAATCTCATCCAGTAAGACATGAATCTAGCTGCTCCCTGCTTGTAGAAGGGGGGATTGCCACTGGGGTACTAGCTGCATATAATTGTTTTGAAAAGGTGTAGGCCTGTTCTATATTACATTATGAAGGCAAGTAATGTGATTGTAATGTTGTCATTGCATGTATCTGTAATATACAGTTGATAGAACTGTAACTATTCTGTTTCTGTTTTGTATTGACCTCATGTTGTATATGCAACTCAAACCCAAATCTGTAACCCATCTCTTTTTCAGATGACCATGAAGATGAAGAAATTGTTGAACATCCATTACAGCTAGAACATACAGATATGGAAGAACTTGTCACATTTTAGGTGTTGGAAGATTGTTTTAATGTAATGTTTTAAAGAATATCAAAGATAACATTTTACTACCTATGAAACTGTGAAAAAGTGTAATTATTGGTGGTTGGCTTTCACAGTAGCCAATGTAGAGATGTATGGGTCAGCTTTTTATCATCCATTTCACTTTTTTGGCTGATGAATTAATAATTAACAGGGTTATTTAAATTAATTGTTGCCATTCCTCTCAAATGACATTCTTCACAATAATGTAACATTTCATAACATTTTGTATCACTCAAACACAAAATAAACCTGAATTTAAAAAAAGCATAGGCAGGGTGAGTTGCACCCCCATTTGACCTCAgcacagcctcaattcgttggggcatggacaaAAAAAagggtgttgaaagcgttccacagggatgctggcccatgttgatgtCAATGCTTCAGTTGtttcaaattggctggatgtcctttgggtggtggaccattcctgatacacacgggaaactgttgagtgtggaagatccagaagcgttgcagttctttacaCACTCAAACTGACTGCCACCTACAACCAtgccccattcaaaggcacttaaatgttttgtcttgcccattcatcctctgaacgGCACACACAAACCATATCTCAAGGATTAAAactccttatttaacctgtctcctccacttcattGTCACTGATTAAaggggatttaacaagtgacatcaataagggatcataggattcacctggtcagtctatttcagggatactcaactcttaccctacgagggccggagcctgctggttttctgttctacctgagaatgaattgcacacacctgttgtcccaggtctaaatcaatccctgattagaggggaacaatgaaaaaatgaAGAGGagctggcttcgaggtccagagttaaGTTTGAGCGGTCtatttcatggaaagagcaggtgttcctaatgttttgtacactgttttGCTCTCTTTATTAATGAACAACGTATACAGTTTACAAGTTGTAATGAGCAGGGGTGCAACTTTAGTTTAAGAAGTGGTGGgaacataattattttttgtatccagttggataaacactccaaacagcctacccgacgtcccgaggcgtccgcatggtcctaaagttCACGGTGCCCCATTTTGTATGACATTACAATGATAAAAATGCAATTTCAAAATGTGGGGCGGACATGTCCCTGTGAATGAGTATGCTTATCAATAGATCAAACAAGCCCATGACGAGTCCATGTTACTTAATAGAAAACAAGGGCACGTGTGGCAAGGTAGCCAATCATATCGCATTGGAGGGATGGAATTTTACTGTACAGGAAATCAGATGAATTCTTCCTTGACTTACATTCCTCTACCGAAAGCTTAAAAAAAACACTATTTGGCTATATCACGTCATTT
The genomic region above belongs to Oncorhynchus gorbuscha isolate QuinsamMale2020 ecotype Even-year unplaced genomic scaffold, OgorEven_v1.0 Un_scaffold_4183, whole genome shotgun sequence and contains:
- the LOC124018169 gene encoding V-set and immunoglobulin domain-containing protein 10-like produces the protein MDRLSLSGNHSTILTPSSEGHLTIMYNQSLYINGLALSDEGIYLCDSLPHDNNTQSSLTLQIVSGPGNGITDIHPATTLSNGTLIAHRGSTVLFNCSSWSYPSQRLSWGFQGVASRNDSLTAGSGSWLDFRIEDIQPTAQGNYICRAQNSVSQKEVGWSKELLVYYSPEKHPECQWNIGKDPSLVQFNCSWFGGYPSPTLLWGEKHQVPLSQGNQVAGQLMESEVTDRLVVNLNRSLLFEGQTLKCDGHHPMISTEDEKFCSFTLKSPYPEGEPLVTALEGTNITLTCKESNSLPPALTTWQRTVQQEDVVPSPKYVLSGQGPTFTLTIVNITKQDEGLYFCRSENPLMVRELEIYLTVKTSSQYTGAIIGIFLAILIVGSGIVIAKTVYSSRDRICLGNGFERMEEDREDVLSLVESDEEVFPEAVPRLPPLSLTNGHNTTTLVQIHRISSNDHEDEEIVEHPLQLEHTDMEELVTF